Proteins from a single region of Candidatus Equadaptatus faecalis:
- the guaB gene encoding IMP dehydrogenase, which translates to MAKTASKKFVDYSGFTFDDVLLVPAYSETLPGDADLTTWLTPQIKLNVPICSAAMDTVTEAQLAIALAREGGIGILHRNLPIELQAAEVDKVKRSESGVIVDPFYLKPDDMVRQAVELMAHYHISGVPIVDDKIKLVGIITNRDLRFVTNLDQPISAVMTKGNLITAPAGTTLKEAKDILMRQKVEKLPIVDKKGKLTGLITIKDILKAKEFPNAAKDDRGRLLIGAAIGVGKDASDRADALIKAGVDTIIVDTAHGHSKMVIDMVKTLHKRYPDFPLIAGNIATKEAAEALFDAGAETVKVGIGPGSICTTRIVAGIGVPQVAAVLNVAEVAHKRGKRLIADGGIRYSGDIVKALAAGGDVVMIGSMFAGTNESPGETVIYKGRSFKTYRGMGSLGAMKGCCKDRYFQEGMAEDKLVPEGIEGMVPSKGSLSAVVYQMVGGIRSGMGYVGAKNMDALHKNAQFVQVTSASMKESHPHDIVITKEAPNYAAE; encoded by the coding sequence ATGGCAAAAACAGCATCGAAAAAATTTGTGGACTACAGCGGCTTTACCTTTGACGACGTACTTCTTGTCCCTGCGTACAGCGAAACGCTTCCCGGCGACGCAGATTTAACGACGTGGCTCACTCCGCAGATAAAACTCAACGTTCCTATCTGCAGCGCCGCCATGGATACCGTCACCGAAGCACAGCTTGCGATAGCTCTTGCGCGTGAAGGCGGAATAGGAATACTGCACCGCAATCTTCCGATAGAGCTTCAGGCTGCTGAAGTTGACAAAGTCAAACGCTCTGAATCCGGCGTTATCGTAGACCCGTTCTACCTCAAACCGGATGACATGGTGCGTCAGGCTGTTGAGCTCATGGCACACTACCATATTTCAGGAGTCCCGATCGTTGACGACAAAATTAAGCTTGTCGGAATTATCACAAACCGCGACCTCCGCTTCGTTACAAACCTCGACCAGCCCATATCGGCAGTCATGACAAAAGGAAACCTCATCACGGCGCCGGCAGGCACAACGCTTAAAGAAGCCAAAGACATACTCATGCGCCAGAAAGTTGAAAAACTTCCGATAGTTGACAAAAAAGGCAAACTCACCGGACTTATAACGATAAAAGACATTCTTAAAGCAAAAGAATTTCCGAACGCGGCGAAAGACGACAGGGGACGTCTGCTTATCGGGGCGGCGATAGGCGTCGGCAAAGACGCGTCAGACAGGGCAGACGCGCTTATAAAAGCCGGTGTCGATACCATTATCGTCGATACGGCGCACGGACACTCAAAAATGGTCATAGACATGGTAAAAACGCTCCACAAACGCTATCCCGACTTCCCGCTCATAGCAGGAAACATAGCGACAAAAGAAGCGGCGGAAGCCCTCTTTGACGCCGGTGCGGAAACTGTAAAGGTCGGAATAGGACCGGGGTCGATATGCACGACACGCATAGTCGCCGGCATAGGCGTACCTCAGGTGGCGGCTGTCCTCAACGTTGCGGAAGTCGCCCACAAACGCGGCAAGAGACTCATCGCCGACGGCGGAATACGCTACTCTGGCGACATCGTCAAAGCGCTGGCGGCAGGCGGCGACGTTGTTATGATAGGCTCAATGTTCGCAGGAACAAACGAAAGCCCCGGCGAAACAGTCATCTACAAAGGCCGTTCCTTCAAAACGTACCGCGGCATGGGCTCGCTCGGCGCAATGAAAGGCTGCTGCAAAGACCGTTATTTCCAGGAAGGAATGGCGGAAGACAAACTTGTACCGGAAGGCATTGAAGGCATGGTTCCGTCAAAAGGCTCGCTCTCTGCGGTTGTTTATCAGATGGTAGGCGGCATACGCTCGGGAATGGGCTACGTAGGCGCGAAAAATATGGACGCGCTCCACAAAAACGCGCAGTTCGTACAGGTAACCTCAGCGTCAATGAAAGAAAGCCATCCGCACGACATAGTCATAACGAAAGAAGCGCCGAACTACGCCGCGGAATAA
- the ispF gene encoding 2-C-methyl-D-erythritol 2,4-cyclodiphosphate synthase, with protein MKNAEWSFIIAAGGHGSRLGGEAKQFRLLGGIPVWQWSFAVAEELLDSGKISEIVVVLSPEMSGLAAELSAKSGVKTALAGAERSQSVLNGLRACSGKYVLIHDAARPFLTKELCIRLMEETEKSGAAIPLLPVVDSIKFIDGEKIAPADRAKYFRTQTPQAFEREKLLKLAETGKIAADEAATWIEAGYAVSRVQGEEINFKITTPYDWMNASCMVAAGKEVRTGHGFDVHPLVKGRRLILAGVEIENSPVGLDGHSDADVIAHTVMDALLGAAGLPDIGTLFPASDSTYKDADSMKLLEKVVKLVREKGWKIEWVDATLNAQIPKLGGIIDKLTRNLGRSIAEDGTPNFSLKVKSGEKCGSVGRCECMKCHAVATLSRINMQQNHK; from the coding sequence ATGAAAAACGCTGAATGGTCGTTTATCATAGCCGCCGGCGGGCACGGAAGCAGGCTCGGCGGGGAAGCCAAGCAGTTCAGGCTGCTCGGGGGAATACCCGTCTGGCAGTGGTCGTTTGCTGTTGCCGAAGAGCTGCTGGACAGCGGAAAAATATCCGAAATAGTCGTGGTACTTTCTCCGGAAATGAGCGGACTTGCCGCCGAGCTTTCCGCAAAAAGCGGAGTGAAAACCGCCCTCGCAGGCGCCGAAAGATCTCAGTCGGTGCTGAACGGGCTCAGAGCCTGCAGCGGAAAATACGTTCTGATACACGACGCAGCGCGTCCGTTCCTCACCAAAGAGCTTTGTATCAGGCTTATGGAAGAGACAGAAAAATCGGGAGCTGCCATTCCGCTGCTGCCGGTCGTCGATTCGATAAAGTTTATTGACGGGGAAAAAATCGCCCCCGCCGACAGGGCAAAATATTTCAGAACGCAGACGCCTCAGGCGTTTGAGCGCGAAAAACTGCTTAAACTTGCCGAAACGGGAAAAATCGCAGCGGACGAAGCTGCGACATGGATTGAGGCAGGTTACGCCGTTTCGCGTGTACAGGGCGAAGAAATCAATTTCAAAATCACAACCCCTTATGACTGGATGAATGCCTCCTGTATGGTTGCGGCGGGCAAAGAAGTGCGCACGGGACACGGCTTTGACGTTCACCCGCTTGTAAAAGGGCGCAGGCTGATACTTGCCGGAGTTGAAATAGAAAACTCGCCGGTCGGACTTGACGGACATTCAGATGCCGACGTGATTGCCCACACGGTTATGGACGCGCTTCTCGGCGCCGCAGGTCTTCCCGACATAGGAACGCTGTTCCCTGCGTCCGACAGCACGTACAAAGACGCCGACAGCATGAAACTGCTCGAAAAGGTCGTAAAGCTTGTTCGTGAAAAGGGCTGGAAAATTGAATGGGTGGACGCAACATTGAATGCGCAGATTCCAAAACTTGGTGGTATTATAGATAAATTAACACGAAACCTCGGGCGCAGCATAGCCGAAGACGGCACCCCCAATTTCAGCCTGAAAGTGAAATCAGGCGAAAAATGCGGCTCGGTGGGGCGCTGCGAATGTATGAAATGCCACGCTGTTGCAACGCTTTCAAGAATAAATATGCAGCAAAATCATAAATAA
- the recR gene encoding recombination protein RecR, which translates to MALPSSVQKLIKLWSALPGIGEKTARRMVFYLLEQNPSWVIEFAESTRQLAELVHHCSQCGSITDTDPCPVCSDPMRNRKTICVVETDEDCAAIEQSGIYNGLYHVLGGRCSPLDGQEIPPESLEKLKNRIETLGAEELILATTPRIEGDMTAYTVQNALKGVKVKISRLSYGLPVGGSIGFADRVTLHLALESRREMTEDL; encoded by the coding sequence TTGGCTCTTCCGTCATCGGTACAAAAATTAATAAAGCTTTGGAGCGCACTGCCCGGAATCGGTGAAAAGACCGCCAGACGCATGGTGTTTTATCTGCTTGAACAGAATCCGTCATGGGTAATAGAATTTGCCGAATCGACAAGGCAGCTCGCGGAGCTTGTGCACCACTGCTCGCAGTGCGGAAGCATAACCGACACGGACCCGTGTCCTGTGTGCTCCGACCCTATGCGCAACAGAAAGACAATATGCGTTGTGGAAACAGACGAAGACTGCGCCGCAATAGAGCAGTCGGGAATATACAACGGGCTTTATCACGTACTCGGCGGACGCTGTTCGCCGCTTGACGGACAGGAAATACCTCCCGAAAGCCTTGAAAAACTGAAAAACAGAATTGAAACTCTCGGCGCTGAAGAGCTGATTTTGGCGACAACTCCGCGCATAGAGGGAGATATGACCGCTTACACCGTACAGAACGCTCTGAAAGGCGTTAAAGTTAAAATCTCGCGCCTTTCCTACGGACTTCCGGTAGGTGGCAGCATCGGCTTTGCAGACAGAGTTACGCTTCATCTGGCACTTGAATCGCGCAGGGAAATGACAGAGGATTTATGA